One genomic window of Ilyobacter polytropus DSM 2926 includes the following:
- a CDS encoding TRAP transporter large permease, protein MIILALFTVFLLGFPIAFSLGMVSLGQILINDFPVLVVIQRMFTGADSIALTAIPLFILSGGLMYKGGMSKRIVNFADLLLGHFPSGLAMVSILACMFFAAITGSAIAATAAIGGIMIPLMVEKGYDKKFCTPLVACGGSIGPIIPPSIPLLIFGVMANVSVAKLFLGGFLPGLLMGAGLMGYSYVVGKNRGYIGRETKAPSNEVFKAAKDALLALLMPIIIIGGIMSGLFTPTESGTIAVFYALGVGMFVYRELTLSDLWEALRDCAKSTGQVLVVVAFASLFTWVITVNNIPQEVGAYLSAAIGNKYVLLLVINVILLIAGTFIDTTSAVVIFTPLFLPLAKSFGIDLIHFGLIMAVNLTIGMCTPPLGVCLFVSGSVAKVSLKEQFKDLMPMLVVLLTVLMIVTYIPEIVLMLPNFLG, encoded by the coding sequence ATGATTATTTTAGCTTTATTTACGGTATTCTTATTAGGTTTTCCTATAGCGTTTTCTTTAGGGATGGTTTCATTAGGACAGATATTGATAAATGACTTTCCAGTATTAGTAGTTATCCAAAGAATGTTTACAGGAGCTGACAGTATAGCACTTACTGCTATTCCACTCTTCATATTATCAGGTGGGTTGATGTATAAGGGTGGTATGTCAAAAAGAATAGTTAATTTTGCAGATCTATTGCTAGGCCATTTTCCAAGTGGCCTTGCAATGGTAAGTATTTTAGCGTGTATGTTCTTTGCGGCTATAACGGGTTCTGCCATAGCTGCAACGGCTGCTATAGGTGGAATTATGATTCCGTTGATGGTTGAGAAGGGCTATGACAAAAAGTTTTGTACTCCTTTAGTAGCTTGCGGTGGTTCCATAGGACCAATAATTCCTCCAAGTATACCACTTCTTATTTTTGGTGTTATGGCCAATGTGAGTGTAGCAAAATTGTTTTTAGGTGGATTTTTACCAGGGCTACTAATGGGAGCGGGGCTGATGGGATATAGCTACGTTGTAGGTAAAAATAGAGGATACATAGGTAGAGAAACCAAGGCTCCCTCTAATGAAGTTTTTAAAGCAGCAAAAGATGCACTTCTAGCGTTGTTGATGCCAATTATCATAATTGGGGGTATCATGAGTGGTTTGTTCACGCCGACTGAATCTGGAACGATAGCTGTTTTTTATGCCCTTGGTGTGGGGATGTTTGTATATAGGGAGTTAACCTTGTCAGATTTATGGGAAGCATTAAGAGATTGTGCAAAGTCAACTGGACAGGTGCTAGTAGTTGTGGCTTTTGCCTCGTTATTTACTTGGGTGATTACGGTAAATAATATTCCACAAGAGGTAGGGGCATATTTAAGTGCTGCCATTGGTAATAAATATGTTCTTCTATTGGTTATTAATGTTATCTTACTTATTGCTGGAACATTTATAGATACAACTAGTGCTGTTGTAATATTTACACCATTATTTTTGCCTTTAGCTAAAAGCTTTGGTATAGACTTAATACACTTCGGTTTGATTATGGCAGTTAACCTAACAATTGGAATGTGCACTCCTCCCTTAGGTGTATGCTTATTCGTATCAGGATCTGTTGCAAAAGTATCCCTCAAAGAACAATTCAAAGATTTAATGCCTATGTTAGTTGTGCTTCTCACTGTTTTAATGATAGTGACATATATACCAGAAATTGTACTGATGTTGCCAAACTTCTTGGGATAG
- a CDS encoding GntR family transcriptional regulator, which produces MIEKQLAYKYKLYEKIKEDIITGVYSQGEVLNERKLSKTMGISRTPVREALQLLSHDGWVVNEIYKGTVVRTFEEGYVLNTLKVRTALELLAIEDAILYMNNQGIEEIDEIIYRQEKSLIDYNPTEFMKLDREFHDKIYSFSKNNVLIDLLKNFNDIIRYFGIQALTIPERNLHTLKEHKNIVSEMKNKNIEEAKKTMETHMLMTGSAIFEYSGKK; this is translated from the coding sequence ATGATAGAAAAGCAATTGGCTTATAAATACAAACTTTATGAAAAAATTAAGGAAGATATAATAACTGGGGTATATTCTCAGGGAGAAGTTTTAAACGAAAGAAAGTTATCAAAAACAATGGGAATTAGCAGAACTCCTGTTAGAGAGGCTTTACAGTTATTAAGTCACGATGGCTGGGTAGTCAATGAAATATATAAAGGAACAGTCGTTAGGACATTTGAAGAAGGTTATGTTCTTAATACTTTGAAAGTAAGAACAGCTTTAGAATTATTAGCAATTGAAGATGCTATTTTATATATGAATAATCAAGGTATTGAAGAGATAGATGAGATAATATATAGACAAGAAAAATCTTTAATAGATTACAATCCAACCGAATTTATGAAATTAGATAGAGAATTTCATGATAAAATATATAGTTTTAGTAAAAATAATGTTTTAATCGATTTGTTGAAAAATTTTAATGATATTATACGTTATTTTGGGATTCAAGCTCTAACGATACCTGAAAGAAATTTACATACACTAAAAGAACATAAAAATATAGTATCTGAAATGAAAAATAAAAATATAGAGGAAGCAAAAAAAACAATGGAAACTCACATGCTAATGACAGGAAGCGCAATTTTTGAATATAGTGGAAAAAAATAG